GTCCTCTGCGGGAGAATAGCTGATATGATTAAATCCTCTGTGAACGAAAACATAGATCTCGTCTGTGGGCCGGCGACAGGTGGAATGATATTGGCATTTGAAGTCGCGAGAATATTGGGGTTTGGTTGTGTTTACCTGGAAAAGAAAGGTGAAGAATTCTGCCTTTTAAGGGGTATGAAAATCAGGGAAGGCGCGAGAATTGTAATAGTGGACGATGTTCTCACGACGGGGAAATCTCTCGGGGCTGCGCAAAAAACTGTAATTCAATCAGGAGGAATAGTCATATCCAAAGCCGTGATGATAGACAGAAGAACGGATAAGAATTCCGATACGTCAATAATAGCTCTTTATAGCGCGAAAGGAGAAGACTACACGCAGGAAGAATGCCCTCAGTGCGCGTTAAAAGTGCCTCTCATAAACCCAAAAACCGGCGAAGTGTTATTAAGGAGGTGACGATGTCAGGTCATTCAAAGTGGAGCACAATAAAGAGAAAAAAAGAGAAAATTGACGCCAAGAGAGGCAAAATTTTCACCAAACTCATAAAAGAAATAACCCTCGCCGCGAGAGAAGGAGGGGGTGACATAGACGGAAACGCGAGGCTGAGAAACGCGGTTCTCGCTGCAAAGAGCGCGAATATGCCTCAAGACAACATAGACAGAGCCATAAAAAAAGGGACGGGAGAAATGCCCGGCGTCGTCTATGAAGAGATCATGTATGAAGGCTATGGTCCTGAAGGCGTCGCTGTAATGGTCGAAGTCGCTACCGACAACAAGAACAGGACGACATCGGAACTAAAGCATATTTTCACGAAGTACGGAGGCAGCATAGGTTCCCCGAACTGCGTCGCCTGGATGTTCACAAGGAAAGGAATAATTGAAATCAATTCCGCGGGAATAGAAGAAGATAAAGCCATGGAAAGCGCCCTCGACGCCGGAGCCGAGGATTTTCAGCCTTCGGATAATTCTTTTTTTATATACACCGCGTTTGAAAATTTCAACTCGGTTCGAGAGAAACTTGAAAAATCGTTTAAAGTTGCTTCGGCAAAAATTGCATGGATTTCGGAAAATCCGGTAAAAATTGAGAACAGGGATAAAGCCTCAAAAGTTTTTAAATTCATGGACAGTCTTGAAGATCAGGACGACGTCCAGAACGTTCACGCGAATTTCGACATTCCCGATGATATATTGGCCGCGATAGAAGAACAGTGACCATTTTAGGTATAGATCCTGGGCTTTCCGTGACTGGATTCGGTGTTATCTGTTCAGAGGGCGAAATTCTAAAACTTGAAAACTGCGGTATGATCAGAACCTCGAAAAACCTTTCTCTTGGAGAGAGGTTGAATCAGATAAGAGGAAAACTTTCTGAGATACTTGTAAATTCAAAAATATCTGAAGCGGCTTGCGAGACGGTTTTTTTGTCGAAAAATTTCAGATCGTCCATGATTATGTCGCACGCGAGAGGAGTTGTGTTTGAATACCTGGCGGAAAACAGAGTGCCTGTTTTTGAATACAGCCCGAGAGAGATTAAAAAATCGCTGACCGGAAACGGAGACGCGAGCAAAGAACAGGTCTGTTACATGGTTAAAAGTATTTTGGGTGAAATCGACGAAACTGTTTTCGACATATTCGACGCTCTCGCGGTCGCTTTGACACATATAAACAAGAGGTCGATAAAAAATTGCTGGAATACCTGAAAGGAAAACTCGTAGAAAAAAAACCGGCGTTCGCCGTCGTAGATGTAAACGGCGTCGGCTACAAAATCATGACTTCGGTTACATCCTATGAAAACCTTCCAAACGAAGGTGAAGATGTTTTTCTGTGGACGAAAATTTGTTTTTCGGCATCCCAGGGAAGGGAGAACATTGAGATTTACGGGTTTTCTTCCGAGAGTGAAAGGGAACTGTTTTCTCTATTGACCAAAGTCAAGGGCATCGGACCCAAGATGGCTCTTTCCATGCTCTCCGCTTCGAGTCCCGAAAGGCTTACCGAGGCTATATCCTCAGAAGAAGTCGGATTTCTGGAGACTTTAAAGGGAGTGGGGAAAAAGACCGCAATGAGGCTTGTTCTGGAACTCAAAGATAAAATTCTTAGAGGAGGCTCGAAAACCTTCACGCTCTCCGCCGCGGAAGATGCTGTCAACGCGCTCGTGACACTCGGATACGCGAGAACCGCGGCTTACAAAGCAGTCGCTTCAGTGGTCAAGCAGGAACCGCAAATAGATGTCGAAGACCTGATAAGAAAGAGTTTGGCGAAGATATGAACGAGAACACAGACCCTTTGAAAAAAGAGACCGACAAGAAGACCGAAAACCTCATAAGGCCACAGTCTTTCAGGGATTTTCCCGGGCAGGAAGACACTAAAAGAAATCTTCAAGTGGCGATAGACGCCGCTAAAGCAAGAGGTGAAGCTCTTGAACACACGCTTTTTGTGGGGCCTCCGGGTCTTGGTAAGACTACTCTGGCAAATATAGTCTCAAAAGAGATGAAGGTGAAGTTTTTTTCGACATCCGGACCCGTCCTCGACAAAGCCGGAGACCTCGCCGGAATACTGACAAATCTCTCTTTCAAAGACATTCTCTTCATAGACGAAATACACCGGATGAACAGGATTGTCGAAGAATATCTATATTCGGCGATGGAAGATTTCGCTCTTGATATAGTAATAGATTCAGGACCTGCCGCCAGGACAATAAAGATCAATCTGAAACCCTTCACTTTGATTGGCGCTACAACGAGGACCGGACTTTTAACTCCTCCCCTCAGGGCGAGATTCGGCATGACCTACAGGCTTGACTATTACGACATTCCGGAGTTGACGGCGATAGTCCAGAGATCTTCTTCAATACTCGGCATCGAGATAGAGAGAAGAGCCGCCGAGGAAGTCGCTCGAAGGTCAAGGGGGACACCCCGTATTTCAAACAGACTTCTCAGAAGGGTGAGAGACTGGACTCAGGTCAGCGAAGAGACGGTTATAACGCTTGAGAGGGCGTGCCAGGCTCTTGACAACCACGGGATTGATTCTTTCGGGTTTGAAAAAATGGACAGGGACATAATTGAGATCATAGTAAAAAAATTTGAAGGCGGACCTGTGGGGTTATCAACTCTCGCGCTCGCTCTCGCTGAGAGCGAAGACACGATTGAAGAAGTCTACGAGCCTTATCTGATAAAAAAAGGAATGATAAAGAGAACCCCCAAAGGCAGGGTTGCCACATCCACCGCTTATTCCTACATCGGTGTAAGAGATGAAAGAAGGGAAAAGGGAATTTTCGATGAAGGATGAGACATTTGTTCTTGCTCAGTTTCCCAGCAAGCTCAATGCTTACAGGCTTATGAATTTCCTCAATTCCGAATTGATACCATCCTCGGTTGAAAATTCTGATAGCGACAGCCTTTTTTATTTGGTTCTCGTCGGCAAGAATGACAGAAACAGGGCAAAAAAGGCTTTTAAGAAATTTTCGAGAATTGGCCTACATTAAAAGCGAAGATTTCGACTACGAGCTCCCTCCGGAGAAAATAGCTCAATTTCCGGCCGAAAAGAGGGGTTTTTCCAAAATGCTCGTCATCTCGAGGACGGACGAAAACCTTTCGCTCGACTTGCAAGCTTCTGATCTGGTTTCTTTCCTGTCAAAAGGAGATGCGCTTGTCCTAAACAGCACCAAAGTAGTCTCGGCAAAGCTTTTCGGCAAACGAAAACAAACCGGTGGTAACGTAGAGATATTTTTGACGGAAAAAAAGCAGGAAAAAAACCTCTTTGAAGCTCTCGTCAAGCCATCAAGAAGAGTAAGGCCAGGAGAAACCGTAGTTCTGAACAATTCAGGGCAAACTATCCTAATCGAGAAAAGGGGGGAAGGGGCGCTGAGGACTGTGAGATTTGAAACAGACAGGGAAATGGATTGGAATGAAATTGACAAGATCGGCAAAACACCTCTGCCCCCATACATTAAAAGACCGGCGACTGAAGAAGACAGAAACAGATACCAGACCGTTT
This window of the candidate division WOR-3 bacterium genome carries:
- the ruvB gene encoding Holliday junction branch migration DNA helicase RuvB, whose protein sequence is MNENTDPLKKETDKKTENLIRPQSFRDFPGQEDTKRNLQVAIDAAKARGEALEHTLFVGPPGLGKTTLANIVSKEMKVKFFSTSGPVLDKAGDLAGILTNLSFKDILFIDEIHRMNRIVEEYLYSAMEDFALDIVIDSGPAARTIKINLKPFTLIGATTRTGLLTPPLRARFGMTYRLDYYDIPELTAIVQRSSSILGIEIERRAAEEVARRSRGTPRISNRLLRRVRDWTQVSEETVITLERACQALDNHGIDSFGFEKMDRDIIEIIVKKFEGGPVGLSTLALALAESEDTIEEVYEPYLIKKGMIKRTPKGRVATSTAYSYIGVRDERREKGIFDEG
- the ruvC gene encoding crossover junction endodeoxyribonuclease RuvC, with the protein product MTILGIDPGLSVTGFGVICSEGEILKLENCGMIRTSKNLSLGERLNQIRGKLSEILVNSKISEAACETVFLSKNFRSSMIMSHARGVVFEYLAENRVPVFEYSPREIKKSLTGNGDASKEQVCYMVKSILGEIDETVFDIFDALAVALTHINKRSIKNCWNT
- a CDS encoding orotate phosphoribosyltransferase gives rise to the protein MKDKISDMTNEQILLELGVMRNGHFLLTSGRHSPFYFEKFRILEKPIMTSVLCGRIADMIKSSVNENIDLVCGPATGGMILAFEVARILGFGCVYLEKKGEEFCLLRGMKIREGARIVIVDDVLTTGKSLGAAQKTVIQSGGIVISKAVMIDRRTDKNSDTSIIALYSAKGEDYTQEECPQCALKVPLINPKTGEVLLRR
- a CDS encoding YebC/PmpR family DNA-binding transcriptional regulator, which translates into the protein MSGHSKWSTIKRKKEKIDAKRGKIFTKLIKEITLAAREGGGDIDGNARLRNAVLAAKSANMPQDNIDRAIKKGTGEMPGVVYEEIMYEGYGPEGVAVMVEVATDNKNRTTSELKHIFTKYGGSIGSPNCVAWMFTRKGIIEINSAGIEEDKAMESALDAGAEDFQPSDNSFFIYTAFENFNSVREKLEKSFKVASAKIAWISENPVKIENRDKASKVFKFMDSLEDQDDVQNVHANFDIPDDILAAIEEQ
- the ruvA gene encoding Holliday junction branch migration protein RuvA; the encoded protein is MLEYLKGKLVEKKPAFAVVDVNGVGYKIMTSVTSYENLPNEGEDVFLWTKICFSASQGRENIEIYGFSSESERELFSLLTKVKGIGPKMALSMLSASSPERLTEAISSEEVGFLETLKGVGKKTAMRLVLELKDKILRGGSKTFTLSAAEDAVNALVTLGYARTAAYKAVASVVKQEPQIDVEDLIRKSLAKI